A genome region from Sphaeramia orbicularis chromosome 19, fSphaOr1.1, whole genome shotgun sequence includes the following:
- the LOC115439410 gene encoding LOW QUALITY PROTEIN: alpha-tectorin-like (The sequence of the model RefSeq protein was modified relative to this genomic sequence to represent the inferred CDS: substituted 1 base at 1 genomic stop codon) has protein sequence MKLKTSSTTAHGQIISKVLSLIKIFYPVNGDTSPQLDDGSSPLITLQGSFVYFGRKYNQIYVNNNGHMTFQMPWFNFVPQKFPLHGPRDVIAPFWTDLDNSETGVVYYNQYTSGTILQRATQDINQYFPGLNFVASWVFVATWYKVPYFPDTGNGTTVQAVLISNSQQSFVLMNYGEIAPTVINVQAGYDTINSTHHFTIPGSYSKAATSSNSPFRLQSNVNIAGRWAFRTDHGSKGCTFKGEPVQLGDSFWSDSTCAQKCTCTSSGLQCQNQPCTFSQICRRDAFQFSCQTVQRRTCTISGDPHYYTFDGAVFHFQGTCTYILSEQCGDGQPYYRVEGSNEHRGSTHVSWTRLVKVFVYNETIELVKGRRGAAKVNGQFMTTPFFLNNGTVQVYESGFSVTISTVFGLVVSYDANHYVQISVPYGYQNKTCGLCGDFNNHPEDDFRTRQGVVVSSDVVFANSWKAPGEDDDGCGTGCGGLGCASCTDAQTALYGNSDHCGILQNSSGPFAACHEELPPQNFMESCVFDLCFGRGYQPILCQALSAYASQCQQNGVQLPSWRRQGFCEIPCPANSHFESQGTGCPATCVNPNSTQNCPLPAQESCICNSGYILSGGNCVPHAQCGCSFEGNYYHSGETVILDQDCGRQCNCSYGSMSCQPYGCGPLESCKLEEGERGCRPNSFGTCWIRGPGSYQTFDGLTYQYPGACQLTLAKVMGMSSHPHFVVSAEKVPQAQQGFARVLKFEAQGTHVSIEMSSHSRVQVDGQLIRLPFTSANSGIQIYHSSIHSIILRTSFGVTVQTVWPHFVRITAPVVYSSSIGGLCGNFNGHPHDDFRTPNGILVNSSQAFGDSWRDGSLSAHCVETMDHNNETNFNTTEHCGLLALSGGPFSACWDRVNPWQQVDVCVEILRSSANPASALCEVFRDYALMCQQKGVTLGHWRNATGCELTCPSNSHYEVCGTSCPSTCPSLSFPFSCNTPCQEGCQCDDGFVLNGNQCVPPTGCGCHHQGRYRQGGEQFWVGDECQSLCSCDGITGLVHCVPNSCGAQESCRVVGGEYGCHPSPHGTCSASGDPHYLTFDRNAYDFQGTCRYVLATLCNDTTGLHQFSVEARNEAWQGLPVSITAEVFVNVWGYRVHMSRQNHGVVKVDGITKNLPLLLDGGLVSIYASGLRTFVDTDFGLSVSYDGRSTVSITVPSNYSGRTCGLCGNFNGNRNDDFMTPSGVVVTSPSEFGTAWKVVGNYSCSDGCGTSCPQCTNDQPARAQCEVITAADGPLSFCHQQVDPTPYFNDCVYDFCVSENQGYDLVCRSIQAYVSACQSANVRIYAWRQNTTCSIDCPANSHYELCGTDXLTCPSNSHYEVCGDSCPSTCPSLSFPFSCNTPCQEGCQCDDGFVLNGNQCVPPTGCGCHHQGRYRQGGEQFWAGDECQSLCSCDGITGLVHCVPNSCGAQESCRVVGGEYGCHPSPHGTCSASGDPHYLTFDRNAYDFQGTCRYVLATLCNDTTGLHQFSVEARNEAWRGLPVSITAEVFVNVWGYRVHMSRQNHGVVKVDGITKNLPLLLDGGLVSIYASGLRTFVDTDFGLSVSYDGRSTVSITVPSNYSGRTCGLCGNFNGNRNDDFMTPSGVVVTSPSEFGTAWKVVGNYSCSDGCGTSCPQCTNDQPARAQCEVITAADGPLSFCHQQVDPTPYFNDCVYDFCVSENQGYDLVCRSIQAYVSACQSANVRIYAWRQNTTCSIDCPANSHYELCGTDCGHTCASSIDATCEHVCSEGCFCDEGFLRSGTGCVPAETVAASMMAPTIV, from the exons ATGAAACTGAAAACCTCTTCCACTACTGCACATGGACAAATTATCAGCAAAGTATTATCTCTGATCA AAATCTTCTATCCAGTTAATGGAGATACAAGTCCTCAACTAGATGATGGAAGTTCTCCTTTAATAACCCTTCAaggatcatttgtttattttggaCGGAAGTATAATCAGATTTAT GTCAACAACAATGGACACATGACATTTCAAATGCCATGGTTCAATTTTGTTCCACAAAAGTTTCCATTACATGGACCCAGAGACGTCATAGCCCCATTCTGGACTGATTTGGACAACAGTGAAACTGGTGTGGTGTACTACAATCAATACACCAGTGGCACCATTCTTCAACGGGCTACACAAGATATTAATCAGTACTTCCCTGGGTTGAACTTTGTTGCCAGCTGGGTCTTTGTGGCAACATGGTATAAGGTTCCCTACTTTCCAGATACAGGAAAT GGCACAACTGTCCAAGCAGTGTTGATTTCTAACAGCCAACAATCCTTTGTACTGATGAACTATGGGGAAATAGCGCCAACTGTTATCAATGTACAG GCTGGATATGATACGATCAACTCGACTCACCATTTCACCATTCCTGGCTCTTACTCAAAAGCTGCGACAAGCAGTAACTCACCTTTCCGCCTGCAAAGCAACGTTAATATAGCGGGTCGCTGGGCTTTCCGCACAGATCATGGATCAAAAGGCTGCACCTTTAAGG gTGAGCCTGTGCAGCTGGGTGACTCATTCTGGAGTGACAGTACATGTGCACAAAAGTGCACCTGCACCTCATCAGGCCTGCAGTGTCAGAACCAGCCCTGCACCTTTTCTCAAATATGCAGACGTGATGCCTTTCAATTTTCCTGCCAAACAGTCCAGAGGCGAACCTGCACCATAAGTGGTGATCCACATTATTATACTTTTGACGGGGCTGTGTTCCACTTCCAGGGCACATGCACGTACATTCTGTCTGAGCAATGTGGTGATGGACAGCCCTACTATAGAGTAGAAGGTTCTAATGAGCATCGAGGCAGCACGCATGTCTCTTGGACACGACTGGTCAAAGTGTTTGTTTATAATGAAACCATTGAGCTTGTAAAAGGACGTCGTGGCGCGGCCAAG GTCAATGGACAATTCATGACCACACCCTTCTTCCTCAACAATGGCACAGTCCAAGTTTATGAATCAGGTTTTTCTGTGACCATCAGCACTGTCTTTGGATTAGTTGTATCCTATGACGCAAATCATTATGTGCAGATTAGTGTCCCCTATGGTTACCAGAATAAGACATGTGGCCTGTGTGGGGACTTCAACAATCACCCAGAGGACGACTTTCGAACTCGGCAAGGCGTAGTTGTGAGCTCTGATGTTGTCTTCGCCAACAGCTGGAAAGCACCAGGAGAAGATGATGATGGTTGTGGGACTGGGTGTGGAGGTCTGGGCTGTGCTTCCTGTACTGATGCTCAGACAGCTTTATACGGCAACAGTGATCATTGTGGTATTCTTCAGAACAGCTCTGGGCCTTTTGCTGCTTGCCATGAAGAGCTTCCCCCACAAAACTTCATGGAGAGTTGTGTTTTTGACCTGTGTTTCGGGCGAGGATACCAACCTATTCTTTGCCAAGCCCTAAGTGCATATGCAAGTCAGTGTCAACAGAATGGTGTACAGCTGCCTAGCTGGAGGAGACAGGGCTTCTGTG AAATCCCCTGCCCAGCCAACAGCCACTTTGAGTCCCAGGGTACAGGATGTCCTGCCACCTGCGTCAATCCTAATTCTACCCAGAACTGCCCCCTCCCTGCTCAGGAGAGCTGCATCTGTAATTCAGGTTACATCCTCAGCGGTGGGAACTGTGTCCCTCATGCTCAGTGTGGCTGCAGTTTTGAGGGAAACTACTACCACTCTGGAGAAACTGTAATATTAGACCAAGACTGTGGGAGACAGTGTAACTGCAGTTATGGCTCTATGAGCTGTCAGCCCTATGGTTGTGGTCCACTTGAATCCTGCAAGTTGGAGGAAGGAGAAAGAGGATGCAGACCTAACAGCTTTGGCACATGTTGGATCAGGGGCCCAGGGTCATATCAAACATTTGATGGGTTGACATACCAGTATCCTGGGGCTTGTCAGCTGACCCTTGCCAAAGTAATGGGAATGTCCAGTCACCCCCACTTTGTAGTAAGTGCAGAAAAAGTCCCCCAAGCCCAGCAGGGCTTTGCTCGGGTACTAAAATTTGAGGCACAGGGAACACATGTGTCCATTGAGATGTCCAGCCACAGCAGAGTACAG GTTGATGGCCAGCTCATCAGACTACCATTCACATCAGCCAACAGTGGAATTCAGATTTATCACAGCAGCATTCACAGCATCATCCTTCGCACTTCCTTTGGTGTAACTGTGCAGACAGTCTGGCCGCACTTTGTCAGAATCACTGCACCAGTTGTTTACAGTAGTTCAATAGGAGGACTCTGTGGTAATTTCAATGGTCACCCTCATGATGACTTCCGCACACCCAATGGTATCTTGGTCAACAGTTCTCAGGCATTTGGGGACAGTTGGCGAGATGGCTCCCTCAGTGCacactgtgtggaaactatggaTCATAACAATGAAACTAATTTCAACACTACAGAGCACTGTGGCCTCCTTGCATTGTCAGGTGGGCCATTTTCTGCATGTTGGGACAGGGTGAATCCATGGCAACAGGTGGATGTATGTGTGGAGATTTTGAGGTCCTCTGCAAATCCAGCATCAGCGCTGTGTGAGGTCTTCCGAGATTATGCACTGATGTGCCAACAGAAGGGTGTTACCCTCGGACATTGGAGGAATGCAACTGGCTGTG AGCTGACCTGTCCATCAAACAGCCATTATGAAGTCTGCGGAACATCTTGTCCTTCCACATGCCCCAGCCTCTCCTTCCCTTTCTCCTGTAACACTCCGTGCCAGGAGGGTTGTCAGTGCGATGATGGTTTTGTCCTCAATGGGAACCAGTGCGTACCACCAACAGGCTGTGGATGCCACCACCAAGGCCGCTATCGGCAGGGAGGAGAACAGTTCTGGGTTGGCGATGAATGTCAGAGCCTGTGTTCCTGTGATGGTATTACTGGACTGGTTCACTGTGTCCCCAATTCCTGTGGTGCCCAGGAGTCCTGTCGTGTGGTTGGAGGAGAGTACGGCTGCCATCCCAGTCCTCATGGCACCTGCTCTGCATCAGGTGACCCTCACTATCTGACCTTTGATCGAAATGCCTATGACTTCCAGGGAACCTGCCGCTATGTTCTGGCAACGCTTTGTAATGACACCACTGGACTCCACCAGTTTTCTGTGGAGGCCAGGAATGAGGCATGGCAAGGGCTGCCAGTTTCAATCACTGCTGAGGTTTTTGTGAATGTGTGGGGCTACAGAGTGCATATGTCAAGGCAGAACCATGGTGTAGTAAAG GTGGATGGCATAACTAAGAATTTGCCTCTTCTGCTGGATGGAGGTCTTGTTTCTATTTATGCAAGTGGACTTCGCACATTTGTAGATACAGATTTTGGCCTCAGTGTCTCTTATGATGGACGGAGTACAGTGTCAATCACCGTACCTTCAAATTACAG TGGGAGAACTTGTGGTCTCTGTGGAAACTTCAATGGAAACCGAAATGATGACTTCATGACTCCATCTGGAGTGGTAGTCACCTCTCCATCTGAGTTTGGGACTGCTTGGAAGGTGGTAGGGAACTACAGCTGCAGTGATGGGTGTGGCACTTCCTGTCCTCAATGTACCAATGACCAACCTGCTAGAGCTCAGTGTGAAGTGATTACAGCAGCTGATGGTCCCCTCAGCTTCTGCCATCAGCAGGTGGACCCAACGCCATACTTCAATGACTGTGTATATGATTTCTGTGTGTCGGAAAATCAAGGCTATGATCTTGTGTGCAGATCTATTCAGGCATATGTCAGTGCCTGTCAGTCTGCTAATGTCCGAATCTACGCTTGGAGACAAAACACTACATGTA GCATTGACTGTCCAGCCAACAGCCATTATGAGCTGTGTGGGACTGACT AGCTGACCTGTCCATCAAACAGCCATTATGAAGTCTGTGGAGATTCTTGTCCTTCCACATGCCCCAGCCTCTCCTTCCCTTTCTCCTGTAACACTCCGTGCCAGGAGGGTTGTCAGTGCGATGATGGTTTTGTCCTCAATGGGAACCAGTGCGTACCACCAACAGGCTGTGGATGCCACCACCAAGGCCGCTATCGGCAGGGAGGAGAACAGTTCTGGGCTGGCGATGAATGTCAGAGCCTGTGTTCCTGTGATGGTATTACTGGACTGGTTCACTGTGTCCCCAATTCCTGTGGTGCCCAGGAGTCCTGTCGTGTGGTTGGAGGAGAGTACGGCTGCCATCCCAGTCCTCATGGCACCTGCTCTGCATCAGGTGACCCTCACTATCTGACCTTTGATCGAAATGCCTATGACTTCCAGGGAACCTGCCGCTATGTTCTGGCAACGCTTTGTAATGACACCACTGGACTCCACCAGTTTTCTGTGGAGGCCAGGAATGAGGCATGGCGAGGGCTGCCAGTTTCAATCACTGCTGAGGTTTTTGTGAATGTGTGGGGCTACAGAGTGCATATGTCAAGGCAGAACCATGGTGTGGTAAAG GTGGATGGCATAACTAAGAATTTGCCTCTTCTGCTGGATGGAGGTCTTGTTTCTATTTATGCAAGTGGACTTCGCACATTTGTAGATACAGATTTTGGCCTCAGTGTCTCTTATGATGGACGGAGTACAGTGTCAATCACCGTACCTTCAAATTACAG TGGGAGAACTTGTGGTCTCTGTGGAAACTTCAATGGAAACCGAAATGATGACTTCATGACTCCATCTGGAGTGGTAGTCACCTCTCCATCTGAGTTTGGGACTGCTTGGAAGGTGGTAGGGAACTACAGCTGCAGTGATGGGTGTGGCACTTCCTGTCCTCAATGTACCAATGACCAACCTGCTAGAGCTCAGTGTGAAGTGATTACAGCAGCTGATGGCCCCCTCAGCTTCTGCCATCAGCAGGTGGACCCAACGCCATACTTCAATGACTGTGTATATGATTTCTGTGTGTCGGAAAATCAAGGCTATGATCTTGTGTGCAGATCTATTCAGGCATATGTCAGTGCCTGTCAGTCTGCTAATGTCCGAATCTACGCTTGGAGACAAAACACTACATGTA GCATTGACTGTCCAGCCAACAGCCATTATGAGCTGTGTGGGACTGACTGTGGCCACACCTGTGCCAGCAGCATTGATGCCACCTGTGAGCATGTTTGCTCTGAAGGATGTTTCTGTGATGAGGGATTCCTGAGGAGTGGGACTGGGTGTGTTCCAGCGGAAACTGTGGCTGCCAGTATGATGGCTCCTACTATAGTGTAA